The genome window gtgtgtgtgtattaatataaaagtaaataccaCGAACCGCCATATTTCCATAGCCGGCCGCTCTGCCTCCGGACCCACACCTGATCCCTATAGACCTGCCTTCGCATGACATTTCGCgatctatttctttcatttctgacGTTATTTTTTGCCTTGCCAGGTTATTTAACTTGTCAGTTTAGTTTTGTCCTCTATCTGTGACAGTGTCCTTCGATTTCCCCCGAACTTGGTGTGGtcattatgtaaatttatactattatttatGGATGCCTCTTGAGTGGAGTTATCATGGCTACAAATTTATCTGATGAACACAAAACCCGTCTGAAATTTTGGTGTCAAAAAGATTTTGCTCTAGGTGTGGGGAGAGGGCACATGTTATCAAATGAGAATATTTTATCAGTattgcctttaaaaaaaaaagtgtgtgtgtgtgtgtgtgtaatccagcGACCATTCCCTCGCCGATTTTCTCTGCTGGCGAGGCAATTTCGGTTCTTATCCAAGGAACGAACGCCAAATGTCACAACACTATCCCCGCAAAGAACACACGTGAACTACCAAAGACGAGCAATTAAAATGCTTTTCGGTTCAGAATACCTTCGAATGGCCGGTCACGACGATAGTGTATGGATTCCTCCAGCaaagtctatataagtacttatctACACGTATTTTAATATACGTTCATCTCAAAACACCTTACACGTCACTCTTGTTACGTTcactaacttattattattatttcattatgataGTTGTAATAGAAAATACCACAAgattgaaatacaaaaaaaaaaataagttcgtTATGATCTGATGCACATAGTAACCAATGAATATTGTTAAAGTTTATCCTACATTTATTCTACGAATTCTACAGACTGACAGCGCTGGATTCCTCACCTTCTCCTACCCAAATATGTAGGACACTTGCCGTGGAACCCCCCAAGCCCCCACATTCTTGGCCTCCATAGCAGGAGAGGGCATGAGAGGTACCAGGGAATTAgcgaataaaatatgaaaaatatacacaaaatgaGTCACTGTAATAATGACATACAGCGAATAATTCATGTCTAATGGAGGGCGCTGTGTCCCCTGTGACTCTTCTGGGAAGCTATGCCCCCAGAAGAAGAATCCTCCACGTATTCAGGATAGTGTGTACGACCGGCATGCGGGAGCGCCCGACGCCAAGTCTTTCCTGCCTTCATCCTGCCGTACATACGTGGTGGATTCTCTGTTGTAGAGAGCGTGGATTGTGGGGTAGCAGCCTCCCAGGGGCGGTGTTTGCGGGGGGCATAGGCCCCTGCATTTTACTATATGTTGACCAattctctgtgtatttttttttttttttttttttttgtattctaccccgtaatttccctggtaCCAATCATGTCCTCAcctgctatcggggccaagattgtgagtatgggggaggggggtcggcgGCATAAAGTTTACATACATGgctatagagagtgagaggaatcagTAGATACCACTATCGCCGTGATCGGTCATTTGAAGGGATTCTGAATGTTTACCTATATCTTCTGAATTATGTCATCAACAAGAACGTCGAGGCGAAATCGTTTTGACATTTAAAAATCCGGCAAATTTTTCCTTAATCTCTGGCCAGTTCCAAGGCTACTACATTCCCACAGTAACAGGTTCGTCGCGACATCCCTGCCGAAAACATCAAATCCTGTATGGTAACTCACCTATTCCTAGGACTAAATGTACCTCCACTGTCTCCGTCTCCAGTGACCGAAATTTAGTATACAATACCATCAGCTTATCATAGGCGATCAGTAAGAAGTGTACCGCTGTCTCTCCGTGGCAGCCAGAATGACCGGGTTCTTTATTTCGAACCTTTCTCAACACTGCTTCGGACGCATGAATAAGTTGTGTGCATCATCCTTACAACAGACCATTAAATTTTGTCACAGTCATACATTGTTTGAAGTTCCTCACCTAAAAAAGCTTTTGGTTTGCTTGGGTAAACGTgcaagcatgtgtatgtatatacgtccaTAGGAAATTGAGATAATCATATTTCTGTATGCTTTTGTATTGAAATTATAGACCTTTAAAATTTGCGGGTGATTCGAAGCCGAGCATCTTTAACTTTATCATGTATATTGAAATGACAGTAAAATTAAATTGCGAAACGAAAATTGCTCCTTTTTTATACAAATAAGGCACTACTTTATGATTTGCTATAGCGGATTTATCTTATTAAGATTCAGAATAGGTTGGATTTGCTTCACTTATCACACGCTGCCTATGTCACCATTCCCTTCCCATCCGttccttcctcctatctttcattatttatttcgtaGGAATTCCATATCTCATATTTCTCAAATTACGTCGTTCTTCATACTTGTTTCGaatttctctttactttcctctAGTTTCAATATAAATTATTCGAACATCTGTAATTCTGTTTAACATTTTCCTTCCAGTTGAGGTGACAGTGCGAGGACCTGTTGACGCCgtgacggggatggtgatgaACGTGACAGACCTCAAGCGAATCATCAATAGCGTAGTCATGGATGTCATGGACCACAAGCATCTCGATTTGGACGTCCCTGTCTTCAGGTCAGTGGGTAATTCAGGTCTCTGTATTTTCTTGGTTTTGCTCTGATTAATTTGAACTTAATGACAAGTAGGTTATGTGGATATATTAAATGAAACacaaaatcataattatcagaTAAGGTCGTGGTCTAATGTATCCTTTATTTCCTGTGGCCAAGTGTCAGTTgatctttgtatatacattttgtatatacattcgtGTACTAACATGTACATATGATGTGTACATGTTAGTAAGTTGTCTGGAACAATAGTTTATTGAATTGCTTAAGGCAACTGATTCACTTAACTGAGGCAAGAACtgcatattttataataaatagaCTGGAATCTTAAGAATGGCAGATATCTTAAATCAAGCATAGATCTATGTGTTTTGTCTGGAAGAAGTTATTTAATGTTAGAAATATGACTTATTTGTTCACATCTAATGAATCCATTATTGATTGCATTATACGATGCACAGTTCAATGTAAATGACAATGCCAACCATCTTATATAACAATACTTATGCATGATTTAAAATCTATGATTTGATTGCCTTCTCCATTTAAGGTTAAATTTTCCCATGCCAACACCATTGTATCATGACAGTATCAGTAATAGTTGAATATCACATCCAAATTCTTTTCTTCAGGGACTCAAATCTAGTCAGCACAACAGAAAATGTTGCAGTTGTCATATTCGAGGCCATCCAGGGTCAGCTACCTAGCCAGGTGGCCTTGTATGAAGTTAAGGTGCATGAGACTGACAAGAATATTGTTGTCTACAGGGGAGAACATGAATGAATAATTTCTATTAAAAGTTTGATCAGTAAGTGCCATACAAGAGTTTAAATGAGATTAGTTTTGATATCAAACTTTTAGTATATGAATGAAATAGCTTAGGTAGAGACTATATGTCTTCCAAGAATACTGCTTGCCCTGTCAAGTTCATATTATTTTGACAATGATTTTTGTATTATGAAATTACTTTGTTATCAACctttaaaataataaattgtTTTAGATCTATGTCTTGTTTTAGTAAATTGTACAGTTTACAGATTACATATTATCATCAGATTTATGGTGTTCTTGAATTATCTAAAAAATGACACTTAATCCGATACCCAAGATCAAGGGCAGCTGCTGAATTTTCACTATTTATATACTCAACAGCAAATAATTTACTGTACATTATGAAATCTCTTAACTTTGCATCCGTTGGTacaaagcagagagacagaggcatacTAGTAATCATTTTATCTCAGTGAACATTCATGCttatatgcatgaacacacacatgtagattaaTCATAGCAGTCATCAGGTCAAGCTTACATTTAACAAACCTCAGTGGTTTGATTTTATatttgaaaacaaataaaaattatgtacacaaataaatactattggaacaatagaaataatagtgtatcagtattattacaaaGAATACATTATGAATTcctttatacataaaaaacaaagtattatttttataaaaaacacTTGACTGATTCTTATAAAAATAAACTGATAATTCCCTCTTTGTCAAATAGAATACATAAAAGAAGTCCTGATTTTATTTACCTTTCATTTGCATATAAACATAGAAgtcttttaattatttataatactgcttttcatactactactattgaaaGACAGAAGATATCAATATTAGAAAGTAAATCACAGTTAAGGTaactattaacccaatgctgccaggaaaatgctgtgctcatttattacttttttgtgaaatgtctctgcac of Penaeus chinensis breed Huanghai No. 1 chromosome 37, ASM1920278v2, whole genome shotgun sequence contains these proteins:
- the LOC125045502 gene encoding 6-pyruvoyl tetrahydrobiopterin synthase-like, which produces MAANSGKRPVAYVTRVECFSACHRLHSKQLNDEDNHEIFGKCNNPNGHGHNYKLEVTVRGPVDAVTGMVMNVTDLKRIINSVVMDVMDHKHLDLDVPVFRDSNLVSTTENVAVVIFEAIQGQLPSQVALYEVKVHETDKNIVVYRGEHE